In one window of Thermus aquaticus DNA:
- a CDS encoding alanine dehydrogenase translates to MDIGLPRERMVLKTLPFFGEEVREGRVALTPQGVRELAAKGHRVYVERGAGERAGFPDALYEAAGARLVSREEAFGRGEVVLKVSRPTLEEIALLRPEATLMGFLHLATAESGLIEAMAEKGLTAIGYELIGDGERRPVLKAMSEIAGRLAPQIAGRLLEAPLGPGILLSGLPGIPPADVVILGAGVLGRAAARAFLGAGASVYVLDKALSALEEAAKEAPGAVTALVTQSRLERYVAFADVLVGAVAVPGERTPVLLTRDLLSRMRPGSVLLDFAIDQGGIAETSRVGLYQEMGVTHFCLPNVPALAPRTASHALTATLLPFLLEMEDDPLRVPALRQGAYLVLGQKGGHLE, encoded by the coding sequence ATGGACATCGGGCTACCCAGGGAACGCATGGTGCTCAAGACCCTTCCCTTCTTCGGGGAAGAGGTTCGGGAGGGGCGGGTGGCCCTCACCCCTCAGGGGGTGCGGGAGCTCGCCGCCAAAGGACACCGGGTTTACGTGGAGCGGGGGGCCGGGGAGCGGGCGGGCTTCCCCGACGCCCTTTACGAGGCGGCCGGGGCCAGGTTGGTGAGCCGGGAGGAGGCCTTCGGCCGGGGCGAGGTGGTCCTCAAGGTCTCCCGGCCCACCCTCGAGGAGATCGCCCTCCTCCGCCCCGAGGCCACCCTGATGGGCTTTTTGCACCTGGCCACGGCGGAGTCGGGCCTCATTGAGGCCATGGCCGAGAAGGGCCTCACCGCCATCGGCTACGAGCTCATCGGGGACGGGGAAAGGCGGCCCGTCCTCAAGGCCATGAGCGAGATCGCCGGGAGGCTTGCTCCCCAGATCGCCGGGAGGCTTTTAGAGGCCCCTCTTGGCCCCGGGATCCTCCTCTCCGGCCTTCCCGGCATCCCCCCCGCCGACGTGGTCATCCTGGGGGCGGGGGTTCTGGGCCGGGCCGCCGCCCGGGCCTTCCTGGGGGCCGGGGCCTCGGTCTACGTTCTGGACAAGGCCCTTTCCGCGCTAGAAGAGGCCGCCAAGGAGGCCCCGGGGGCGGTGACCGCCCTCGTCACCCAAAGCCGCCTGGAGCGCTACGTGGCCTTCGCCGACGTGCTGGTGGGGGCGGTGGCCGTGCCCGGGGAAAGGACCCCCGTCCTCCTCACCCGGGACCTCCTCTCCCGCATGCGCCCGGGAAGCGTCCTCCTGGACTTCGCCATTGACCAGGGCGGCATCGCCGAGACCAGCCGGGTGGGCCTCTACCAGGAGATGGGCGTCACCCACTTCTGCCTGCCCAACGTCCCCGCCCTGGCGCCCCGCACCGCCAGCCACGCCCTCACCGCCACCCTCCTGCCCTTCCTCCTGGAGATGGAAGACGACCCCCTCCGGGTCCCCGCCCTGCGCCAGGGGGCCTACCTGGTTCTGGGCCAGAAAGGAGGCCACCTAGAATGA
- a CDS encoding pseudouridine synthase, with protein MRGERLDKLLARLGLGSRKEVGWLIRSGKVRVGGGVVLDPGFHVPEGAALEVEGRPLAVRRHLHLLLHKPAGYVTSRKEGPSVYALLEGFPTRDLSPVGRLDKDTEGLLLFTTDGELLHHLTHPRHKVEKRYLVHLLHPATVADVRAFQEGILLSGEKTLPARLHLGEDPTWVELTLLEGRFHQVKRMFQARGNQVLYLKRLALGPLTLEDLPLGAARPLTPEEERALYQAVGLGG; from the coding sequence GTGAGGGGGGAGAGGCTGGACAAGCTCCTGGCCCGGCTGGGCCTAGGAAGCCGCAAGGAGGTGGGGTGGCTCATCCGCTCCGGGAAGGTGCGGGTGGGGGGAGGGGTGGTCCTGGACCCCGGCTTCCACGTGCCGGAGGGGGCGGCCCTCGAGGTGGAGGGGAGGCCCCTTGCCGTGCGCCGCCACCTCCACCTCCTCCTCCACAAGCCGGCGGGGTACGTGACGAGCCGCAAGGAGGGCCCCTCCGTCTACGCCCTCCTGGAGGGCTTCCCCACCCGGGACCTTTCCCCGGTGGGCCGGCTGGACAAGGACACCGAGGGCCTCCTCCTCTTCACCACCGACGGGGAGCTCCTCCACCACCTCACCCACCCCCGGCACAAGGTGGAAAAGCGCTACCTGGTCCACCTCCTCCACCCGGCTACGGTGGCCGACGTGAGGGCCTTCCAGGAGGGGATTCTTCTATCCGGGGAAAAGACCCTCCCCGCGAGGCTCCACCTGGGGGAGGACCCCACCTGGGTGGAGCTCACCCTTCTGGAGGGCCGCTTCCACCAGGTGAAGCGCATGTTCCAGGCCCGGGGCAACCAGGTCCTCTACCTGAAGCGCCTGGCCCTGGGGCCCCTCACCCTCGAGGACCTGCCCCTGGGGGCGGCCCGCCCCCTGACCCCGGAGGAGGAAAGGGCCCTCTACCAGGCCGTGGGCTTAGGCGGGTGA
- a CDS encoding VanW family protein, whose translation MRGFLALALLLGLAWGQESLEALLVLKEEVIEGGELRTYTGLQRYPVASEAELKALLKKLSRPPSPPRFVFGEGGWRGVEKKGLLFDEKEALAAYREARASGRKSFRLPVRHIPPSLSLKDLYALGVREHLATGETDFRGSSRARAHNLLLASSRLDGLLIPPGPFSFNQALGPITAEAGYQEAFVIVGDRTEQGLGGGVCQVSTTLFRAFFFAGLPILERHAHSYQVAYYRPPGLDAAVFQPHKDLKVLNDTPGHILVQRSVVGTKLRFHLFGTKDREVRYEGPVITDRKPPLPPREIPDPSLPPGARKQVDFPAEGARVVWRRAVRYGDGRAREDQVVSVYRPWGAVYLVGPRPEEPAAPPAPQAGGGGAPTPRPLPRGGGEGSAPPAGR comes from the coding sequence ATGAGGGGGTTTCTGGCCTTGGCCCTCCTCCTGGGCCTCGCCTGGGGCCAGGAAAGCCTCGAGGCCCTCCTGGTCCTGAAGGAGGAGGTCATAGAGGGCGGAGAGCTCCGCACCTACACCGGCCTTCAGCGCTACCCCGTGGCCTCGGAGGCGGAGCTCAAGGCCCTCCTGAAGAAGCTTTCCCGCCCCCCCAGCCCGCCCCGCTTCGTCTTTGGGGAAGGCGGCTGGCGGGGCGTGGAGAAGAAGGGCCTCCTCTTTGACGAGAAGGAGGCTCTCGCCGCCTACCGGGAGGCCAGGGCCTCGGGCAGGAAGAGCTTTCGCCTGCCCGTCCGCCACATCCCTCCCTCCTTAAGCCTCAAGGACCTCTACGCCCTGGGGGTGCGGGAGCACCTGGCCACGGGGGAGACGGACTTCCGGGGCTCGAGCCGGGCCAGGGCCCACAACCTCCTCCTGGCCAGCAGCCGGCTGGACGGCCTCCTCATCCCCCCGGGGCCCTTTTCCTTCAACCAGGCTCTGGGGCCCATCACCGCGGAGGCGGGCTACCAGGAGGCCTTCGTGATCGTGGGGGACAGGACGGAACAGGGCCTGGGGGGCGGGGTCTGCCAGGTGTCCACCACCCTCTTTAGGGCCTTCTTCTTCGCCGGGCTCCCCATCTTGGAGCGCCACGCCCACAGCTACCAGGTGGCCTACTACCGGCCTCCCGGGCTGGACGCCGCCGTCTTCCAGCCCCACAAGGACCTGAAGGTCCTCAACGATACCCCTGGGCACATCCTGGTCCAGCGCTCCGTGGTGGGCACCAAGCTCCGCTTCCACCTCTTCGGCACCAAGGACCGGGAGGTCCGCTACGAAGGCCCCGTCATCACCGACCGCAAACCTCCTCTCCCGCCCCGGGAGATCCCGGACCCGAGCCTCCCCCCGGGGGCGCGCAAGCAGGTGGACTTCCCCGCCGAGGGGGCCCGGGTGGTGTGGCGGCGCGCGGTCCGCTACGGGGACGGCAGGGCCCGGGAGGACCAGGTGGTGAGCGTCTACCGCCCCTGGGGCGCGGTCTACCTGGTGGGGCCTAGGCCGGAAGAACCAGCAGCACCGCCCGCTCCACAGGCAGGAGGCGGTGGGGCTCCCACACCCAGGCCGCTTCCCCGCGGCGGAGGTGAAGGTAGCGCCCCTCCGGCAGGTCGATGA
- a CDS encoding nucleotidyltransferase domain-containing protein, with translation MLSEALRRRQAEWEALLEEARAYAHRVREALGEARVYLFGSVARGEFNLESDIDLLVVSPHLPQDPLEGLALLHRLGGGRVEPRGLLPEEFARLEAKGALWWLEGAKEL, from the coding sequence ATGCTCTCTGAGGCCCTGAGGCGGAGGCAGGCGGAATGGGAGGCCCTCCTGGAGGAGGCGAGGGCCTACGCCCACAGGGTCCGGGAGGCTTTAGGGGAGGCCAGGGTCTATCTCTTTGGCTCCGTGGCCCGAGGGGAGTTCAACCTGGAAAGCGACATAGATCTTCTCGTGGTCTCTCCTCACCTGCCCCAAGATCCCTTGGAAGGCCTCGCCCTTCTCCACCGCCTTGGGGGAGGTCGGGTGGAGCCCCGGGGCCTCCTGCCGGAGGAGTTCGCTAGGCTAGAGGCCAAGGGGGCTCTCTGGTGGCTGGAAGGCGCAAAGGAGCTGTGA
- a CDS encoding HEPN domain-containing protein: MVPLDREEFGRSFSQARHTLDSARRDAEEGDYDWAAFKA; encoded by the coding sequence TTGGTGCCCTTGGACCGGGAGGAGTTTGGCCGCTCGTTTTCCCAGGCCCGGCACACCCTGGACTCCGCCAGGAGGGATGCCGAGGAGGGGGACTACGACTGGGCCGCCTTCAAGGCCTAG
- a CDS encoding DUF456 domain-containing protein — MEAFADWLFVVLWLLGVVLTFVPFVPATLVILLAAFLHELLVGFRELSLGTWLLLGVLALLAMVLDNLAALLGARRYGAGRAGLWGAFLGGLLGLFLGVFGVLFLPFLLAWLFEYLSGRKPEEALRAAWGTLVGLMGGVVAKVLVHLAMGLLVVQAIFG; from the coding sequence GTGGAGGCCTTCGCCGACTGGCTCTTCGTGGTCCTCTGGCTTTTAGGGGTGGTCCTCACCTTCGTGCCCTTCGTCCCCGCCACCCTGGTCATCCTCCTGGCGGCCTTTTTGCACGAGCTCCTCGTGGGCTTCCGGGAGCTTTCCCTGGGAACCTGGCTCCTCCTTGGGGTCCTGGCCCTTTTGGCCATGGTCCTGGACAACCTGGCCGCCCTTTTGGGGGCGAGGCGGTACGGAGCGGGGCGGGCGGGGCTCTGGGGGGCTTTTCTGGGGGGGCTTCTGGGCCTTTTCCTGGGCGTCTTTGGGGTCCTCTTTCTCCCCTTCCTCCTGGCCTGGCTCTTTGAGTACCTCTCGGGGCGGAAGCCCGAGGAGGCCCTGAGGGCGGCCTGGGGGACTTTAGTGGGGCTCATGGGGGGCGTGGTGGCCAAGGTCCTGGTCCACCTGGCCATGGGGCTTTTGGTGGTGCAGGCCATCTTCGGGTAG
- a CDS encoding SDR family NAD(P)-dependent oxidoreductase: MGLFEGKGILVTGGARGIGRATAQAFAREGALVALCDLRPEGKEVAEAIGGFFFQVDLALEEDRERFVEGAARALGRVDVLVNNAAIAVPGSALTVPLAQWRKVLEVNLTAPMHLSALAAREMRKVGGGAIVQVASVQGLFAEQENVAYNASKGGLVNLTRSLALDLAPLGIRVNAVAPGAIATEAVLEAILLSEDPERTRRDWEDLHALRRLGRPEEVAEAILFLASEKASFITGAILPVDGGMTASFMMAGRPV, from the coding sequence ATGGGGCTTTTTGAGGGAAAAGGCATCCTGGTGACCGGAGGGGCCAGGGGCATCGGCCGGGCCACCGCCCAGGCCTTCGCCCGGGAGGGGGCCTTGGTGGCCCTTTGCGACCTTAGGCCCGAGGGGAAGGAGGTGGCCGAGGCCATCGGGGGCTTCTTCTTTCAGGTGGACCTGGCCCTGGAGGAGGACCGGGAGCGCTTCGTGGAGGGCGCCGCCCGCGCCCTGGGGCGGGTGGACGTCCTGGTGAACAACGCCGCCATCGCCGTGCCCGGCTCGGCCCTCACCGTGCCCCTGGCCCAGTGGCGCAAGGTCCTGGAGGTGAACCTCACCGCCCCCATGCACCTCTCGGCCCTGGCCGCCCGGGAGATGCGGAAGGTGGGGGGCGGGGCCATCGTCCAGGTGGCCAGCGTCCAGGGGCTTTTCGCCGAGCAGGAAAACGTGGCCTACAACGCCTCCAAGGGGGGGCTGGTGAACCTGACCCGCTCCCTGGCCCTGGACCTGGCCCCCCTGGGCATCCGGGTCAACGCCGTGGCCCCGGGGGCCATCGCCACCGAGGCGGTCCTCGAGGCCATCCTCCTCTCCGAGGACCCAGAGAGGACCAGGCGGGACTGGGAGGACCTCCACGCCCTGAGGCGGCTGGGCCGGCCCGAGGAGGTGGCGGAGGCCATCCTCTTCCTGGCCTCGGAGAAGGCCAGCTTCATCACCGGGGCCATCCTCCCCGTGGACGGGGGGATGACGGCGAGCTTCATGATGGCGGGAAGGCCCGTTTGA
- a CDS encoding NAD(P)/FAD-dependent oxidoreductase produces MWDVLVVGGGPSGLSAALFLARAGLKVLVLDGGRSQVLQVSRVPNYPGLLDEPSGEELLERLREHARRYGAEIRQGVVRGVRDMGGVFEVETEAGVVEAERLLLCTHKDPTLPSLLGLARKGTFVQTDEEGRTSYPRVYAAGVARGKVPGHAVVSAGDGAYVAVHLVSDLRGEPYKDHAQ; encoded by the coding sequence ATGTGGGATGTGCTCGTGGTGGGCGGGGGGCCTTCCGGGCTTTCCGCCGCTCTTTTCCTGGCCCGGGCGGGCCTGAAGGTCTTGGTCCTGGACGGAGGCCGCTCCCAGGTTTTGCAGGTAAGCCGGGTGCCCAACTACCCCGGACTTTTGGACGAGCCCTCCGGCGAGGAGCTCCTTGAGCGCCTAAGGGAGCACGCCCGCCGCTACGGGGCCGAGATCCGCCAAGGCGTGGTGCGGGGGGTGCGGGACATGGGCGGGGTCTTTGAGGTGGAGACCGAAGCGGGGGTGGTGGAGGCGGAGAGGCTTCTCCTTTGCACCCACAAGGACCCCACCCTGCCCTCCCTCCTGGGCCTGGCCCGCAAGGGAACCTTCGTCCAGACCGACGAGGAGGGGCGCACCAGCTACCCCAGGGTCTACGCCGCCGGCGTGGCCCGGGGCAAGGTGCCGGGCCACGCCGTCGTGAGCGCCGGGGACGGGGCCTACGTGGCCGTGCACCTGGTCTCCGACCTCCGGGGGGAGCCCTACAAGGACCACGCCCAGTAA
- a CDS encoding PASTA domain-containing protein, with amino-acid sequence MVLDDRYPVLETLKEESGVTLYRVEGGWVFFFHVKTPEDRERFFRYRAAVRRLEELGLVEAQISAKPGRHYVFFPERPIVRKAPPKEALEALAPLGFGPEHLAMGEGRVAYLAPWPLKAPLGPRKPGLLKAAPGLLFLLLGLFLFAQGLYRYFNPPEYVVPDLVGKTAREAFLLLKDTGLQVEVREGNDPTKPKEVVLDQEPPPGTRLRAGRTVRLVLNQARLTPLPDLKGLREEEAEGRLKELGLGVEARAYVESQEPRGVVLATDPPPGTPMPPGRGVRLLLSQGAEVGPTVHLPRLTGLSREEALFLLNAAGLQAQVEEVPSPALPDTVLAQDPAPGTPVPKGSGVRLRVAVRGEVLIPPAPPPPPERTVTLALNLPPEAEGRVVRLVLVDERGEQVLYEGPGQAGLRLEGGYRVQGEARFRLYLDGELYQEWAP; translated from the coding sequence ATGGTCCTGGACGACCGCTACCCGGTGCTGGAGACCCTCAAGGAGGAAAGCGGGGTCACCCTCTACCGGGTGGAGGGTGGCTGGGTCTTCTTCTTCCACGTCAAGACCCCCGAGGACCGGGAGCGCTTCTTCCGCTACCGGGCGGCGGTGCGCCGCCTCGAGGAGCTGGGCCTGGTGGAGGCCCAGATCTCCGCCAAGCCCGGGCGGCACTACGTCTTCTTCCCGGAAAGGCCCATCGTCCGCAAGGCCCCGCCCAAGGAGGCCCTCGAGGCCCTGGCCCCCCTGGGCTTCGGCCCGGAGCACCTGGCCATGGGTGAGGGCCGGGTGGCCTACCTGGCCCCCTGGCCCCTGAAGGCCCCCCTGGGCCCCAGGAAGCCGGGCCTCCTAAAGGCGGCCCCTGGCCTCCTCTTCCTCCTCCTGGGCCTCTTCCTCTTCGCCCAGGGGCTTTACCGCTACTTCAACCCCCCGGAGTACGTCGTCCCCGACCTGGTGGGCAAGACCGCCCGGGAGGCCTTCCTCCTCCTCAAGGACACGGGGCTTCAGGTGGAGGTGAGGGAGGGCAACGACCCCACCAAGCCCAAGGAGGTGGTCCTGGACCAGGAGCCCCCGCCCGGCACCCGGCTCAGGGCGGGGCGCACGGTGCGCCTGGTCCTCAACCAGGCCCGCCTCACCCCCCTGCCCGACCTCAAGGGCCTGCGGGAGGAGGAGGCGGAAGGAAGGCTGAAGGAGCTGGGCCTTGGCGTGGAGGCCAGGGCCTACGTGGAAAGCCAGGAGCCCCGGGGCGTGGTCCTGGCCACCGACCCGCCCCCCGGCACCCCCATGCCCCCCGGGCGGGGGGTGCGGCTCCTCCTCTCCCAGGGGGCGGAGGTAGGGCCCACGGTACACCTCCCCAGGCTCACGGGCCTCTCGCGGGAGGAGGCCCTCTTCCTCCTGAACGCTGCTGGGCTCCAGGCCCAGGTGGAAGAGGTGCCCTCCCCCGCCCTTCCGGACACGGTCCTGGCCCAGGACCCCGCCCCCGGAACCCCTGTACCCAAAGGGAGTGGGGTGCGGCTCCGGGTGGCCGTGCGGGGCGAGGTCCTCATACCTCCCGCTCCCCCTCCGCCCCCCGAAAGGACCGTCACCCTGGCCCTGAACCTCCCCCCCGAGGCCGAGGGCCGGGTGGTCCGCCTGGTCCTGGTGGACGAGCGGGGGGAGCAGGTCCTCTACGAGGGGCCGGGCCAGGCGGGCCTCCGGCTGGAAGGGGGCTACCGGGTCCAGGGGGAGGCCCGCTTCCGCCTCTACCTGGACGGGGAGCTTTACCAGGAATGGGCGCCTTGA
- a CDS encoding transposase, whose translation MVNLPLRAQPVSGTGGDPWTCSRWPRPGSRSSRAVLRAFSPDKRLHRRFEEVVRGALAAGSARVSEMVASLPSPLQNRFHQAKALYRFLSNPRVEAEALLDRVYQESATALEGEEVLVL comes from the coding sequence GTGGTAAATCTCCCCTTGCGGGCGCAGCCCGTATCTGGTACCGGGGGTGATCCATGGACATGCTCAAGGTGGCCGAGGCCAGGCTCCAGGAGTTCACGGGCCGTTTTGCGAGCGTTTTCCCCCGATAAGCGCCTCCACCGACGGTTTGAAGAGGTGGTGCGGGGCGCCTTGGCCGCAGGCTCAGCCCGGGTGAGCGAGATGGTGGCCTCGCTCCCTTCTCCCCTCCAGAACCGCTTCCACCAGGCCAAAGCCCTTTACCGCTTCCTGTCCAACCCACGGGTGGAGGCAGAAGCCCTCCTTGACCGGGTCTATCAGGAGAGCGCGACTGCCCTGGAGGGTGAGGAGGTTCTGGTCCTCC
- the topA gene encoding type I DNA topoisomerase, producing the protein MPKKPKTQGAAHLGEGGPKAEARATTLVVVESPAKARSIQKMLGPGYEVRASKGHVADLPERSLGVDVERGFTPTYEVKKDKKPVVEELKRAAQGKRLLIATDPDREGEAIGWHVARLLGRDPKEPIRVEFHEITPKVVRQAVEAPRPIDQNLVDAQQARRVLDRLVGYNLSPLLSLEFRKRALSAGRVQSVALRLVVEREEEIEAFQKETYFLLLGRFLAEGKEVWASLYEVEGKRLFAGQGEKEGKLHIATEEEARRLAQEARGLPYRVAQVETKERRKTPPPPFTTSTLQQAASGRLGYTASRTMRIAQRLYEGVDLPEGTVGLITYMRTDSVRVSPEALQAARAVIGEVFGPEYLPEAPRVYKNRKAGVQDAHEAIRPTDPRRTPESVRPYLSEEEYRLYDLIWRRFLASQMREALYEGTVVIFQDTGPSPRFLFRASGSVLKFEGYLKAWGREGEEEAVEEPPVPALSQGARAELLEVRAEERHTEPPPRYTDATLVKTMEELGIGRPSTYAPTLETLEKRGYVARRGRTLLPTPLGRQVIHYLKERFPQVVAYEFTARMEDRLDQVEEGKAPWPQVVLEFYAPFLEELNRVPKKTCPKCGRPLELKVSRFGQFLGCTGYPECTYTEPLERREAEPIGEACPKCGRPLLRKEGRYGSFIACSGYPECDYTRDDGTPTGHTCPKCGGRVLAKRSKRGKPYFKCENRDCDFLSFYPFLPTPCPTCGWPLVEKGKKAACMNPACPDHDPALVPGPMEAKPKKAAKKKPPALPKDWEALKAFLPGLPEAERRALEGLAQGKTLSEEEASLAKKALFKLRMRKGRARKEVAPA; encoded by the coding sequence ATGCCGAAGAAGCCCAAGACCCAAGGGGCGGCCCACCTGGGGGAAGGGGGCCCCAAAGCGGAGGCCCGGGCCACCACCTTGGTGGTGGTGGAGTCCCCCGCCAAGGCCCGAAGCATCCAGAAGATGCTGGGGCCCGGCTACGAGGTCCGGGCCAGCAAGGGCCACGTGGCCGACCTCCCCGAGAGGAGCCTAGGGGTGGACGTGGAGCGGGGCTTTACCCCCACCTACGAGGTGAAGAAGGACAAGAAGCCCGTGGTGGAAGAGCTGAAGCGGGCCGCCCAGGGCAAGAGGCTCCTCATCGCCACCGACCCCGACCGGGAGGGGGAGGCCATCGGCTGGCACGTGGCGAGGCTCTTGGGGCGGGACCCCAAGGAGCCCATCCGGGTGGAGTTCCACGAGATCACCCCCAAGGTGGTGCGGCAGGCGGTGGAGGCCCCCAGGCCCATAGACCAGAACCTGGTGGACGCCCAGCAGGCCCGGCGGGTTCTGGACCGCCTGGTGGGCTACAACCTCTCCCCCCTCCTCTCCCTGGAGTTCCGCAAGCGGGCCCTTTCCGCCGGGCGGGTCCAGAGCGTGGCCCTGAGGCTGGTGGTGGAGCGGGAGGAGGAGATTGAGGCCTTCCAGAAGGAGACCTACTTCCTCCTCTTGGGCCGCTTCCTGGCGGAAGGGAAGGAGGTCTGGGCCAGCCTTTACGAGGTGGAGGGGAAGCGCCTTTTTGCGGGCCAGGGGGAGAAGGAGGGCAAGCTCCACATCGCCACGGAGGAGGAGGCCCGGCGCCTGGCCCAGGAGGCAAGGGGCCTCCCCTACCGCGTGGCCCAGGTGGAGACCAAGGAGCGCCGCAAGACCCCCCCGCCCCCCTTCACCACCTCCACCCTGCAGCAGGCGGCCAGCGGCCGCCTGGGCTACACCGCGAGCCGCACCATGCGCATCGCCCAGCGCCTCTACGAGGGGGTGGACCTCCCCGAGGGCACGGTGGGCCTCATCACCTACATGCGCACGGACTCGGTGCGGGTCTCCCCCGAGGCCCTCCAGGCGGCCCGGGCGGTGATCGGCGAGGTCTTTGGTCCCGAGTACCTGCCCGAGGCCCCCAGGGTCTACAAAAACCGCAAGGCCGGGGTCCAGGACGCCCACGAGGCCATCCGCCCCACCGACCCCAGGCGCACCCCCGAGTCCGTGCGGCCATACCTCTCGGAGGAGGAGTACCGCCTTTACGACCTGATCTGGCGGCGCTTCTTGGCCAGCCAGATGCGGGAGGCCCTCTACGAGGGGACGGTGGTGATCTTCCAAGACACGGGGCCAAGCCCCCGCTTCCTCTTCCGGGCCTCGGGGTCGGTGCTGAAGTTTGAGGGCTACCTGAAGGCTTGGGGCCGGGAAGGGGAGGAAGAGGCGGTTGAGGAGCCCCCTGTGCCCGCCCTTTCCCAGGGGGCCAGGGCTGAGCTTCTGGAGGTCAGGGCCGAGGAGCGCCACACCGAGCCCCCGCCCCGCTACACCGACGCCACCCTGGTCAAGACCATGGAGGAGCTGGGCATCGGCCGCCCCTCCACCTACGCCCCCACCCTGGAGACCCTGGAGAAGCGGGGGTATGTGGCGCGCCGGGGCCGCACCCTCCTCCCCACCCCCCTGGGCCGGCAGGTGATCCACTACCTCAAGGAGCGCTTCCCCCAGGTGGTGGCCTACGAGTTCACCGCCCGCATGGAGGACCGCCTGGACCAGGTGGAGGAGGGCAAGGCCCCTTGGCCCCAGGTGGTCCTGGAGTTCTACGCCCCCTTCCTGGAGGAGCTCAACCGGGTGCCCAAGAAGACCTGCCCCAAGTGTGGCCGCCCGCTGGAGCTCAAGGTGAGCCGCTTCGGCCAGTTCCTGGGGTGCACGGGCTACCCGGAGTGCACCTACACCGAGCCCCTGGAGCGGCGGGAGGCCGAGCCCATCGGGGAGGCCTGCCCCAAGTGCGGCCGCCCCCTCCTCAGGAAGGAGGGGCGGTACGGGAGCTTCATCGCCTGCTCGGGCTACCCGGAGTGCGACTACACCCGGGACGACGGCACCCCCACGGGCCACACCTGCCCCAAGTGCGGGGGGCGGGTCCTCGCCAAGCGCAGCAAGCGGGGGAAGCCCTACTTTAAGTGCGAGAACCGGGACTGCGACTTCCTCTCCTTCTACCCCTTCCTCCCCACCCCCTGCCCCACCTGCGGCTGGCCCCTGGTGGAGAAGGGCAAGAAAGCGGCCTGCATGAACCCCGCCTGCCCGGACCACGACCCCGCCCTGGTGCCAGGCCCCATGGAGGCCAAGCCCAAGAAAGCCGCCAAGAAAAAACCCCCGGCGCTCCCCAAGGACTGGGAGGCCCTTAAGGCCTTCCTTCCCGGGCTACCCGAGGCGGAAAGGCGGGCCCTCGAGGGCCTGGCCCAGGGAAAGACCCTGAGCGAGGAGGAGGCCAGCCTGGCCAAGAAGGCCCTCTTCAAGCTAAGGATGCGCAAGGGCCGGGCCAGGAAGGAGGTGGCCCCTGCCTGA
- a CDS encoding alanyl-tRNA editing protein, whose translation MRLYQLDSYATRFQARVERAWSDGKGHYAVLSETLFYPESGGQPADTGVLRGAFGEVQVLHAYEEEKAFGDVVHVLSAPVPQGAEVEGEINWQRRFRHMQRHTAQHILSQALLRAGGYHTVAVSLDSPLSTLDLAEEVEEEKVRQAEALAAFAVYADYPVEAFWVSEEELAHYPLRRPPKVQGKVRLVRIGDFDLAACGGTHLKTSAQAGPIKVQKWERYKGGTRVYFMAGWEALEDYHAKHALLARLALAFSTSALDLEKPIKRLQEELYALKGENQALKEALVEALLPRALEERVLLVPQAVIPELAKRLLNWSDKTFLLLSQEGRFALLGPGKERALAALQALGARGGGKEILQGALPRERIAEALDPRLVS comes from the coding sequence ATGAGGCTCTATCAGCTGGACAGCTACGCCACCCGCTTCCAGGCCCGGGTGGAAAGGGCCTGGAGCGACGGGAAGGGGCACTACGCCGTCTTGTCGGAAACCCTCTTCTACCCCGAGTCGGGAGGCCAGCCCGCCGACACCGGCGTCCTGAGGGGCGCTTTTGGCGAGGTGCAGGTCCTCCACGCCTATGAGGAGGAGAAGGCCTTCGGGGACGTGGTCCACGTCCTCTCGGCCCCCGTCCCCCAGGGGGCGGAGGTGGAGGGCGAGATTAACTGGCAGAGGCGCTTCCGCCACATGCAGCGCCACACCGCCCAGCACATCCTCTCCCAGGCCCTCCTCCGGGCCGGCGGGTACCACACCGTGGCCGTGAGCCTGGACTCCCCCCTCTCCACCCTGGACCTGGCCGAGGAGGTGGAGGAGGAGAAGGTGCGCCAGGCCGAGGCCCTGGCGGCCTTCGCCGTCTACGCCGACTACCCGGTGGAGGCCTTCTGGGTGAGCGAGGAGGAGCTAGCCCACTACCCCCTCCGCCGCCCCCCCAAGGTCCAGGGCAAGGTGCGCCTGGTCAGGATTGGGGACTTTGACCTGGCCGCCTGCGGGGGCACCCACCTGAAGACCAGCGCCCAGGCGGGGCCCATCAAGGTGCAGAAGTGGGAGCGGTACAAGGGGGGCACCCGGGTCTACTTCATGGCGGGGTGGGAGGCCCTCGAGGACTACCACGCCAAGCACGCCCTCCTCGCCCGCCTGGCCCTGGCCTTCTCCACCAGCGCCCTGGACCTGGAAAAGCCCATCAAGCGGCTTCAGGAGGAGCTTTACGCCCTGAAGGGGGAAAACCAGGCCCTCAAGGAGGCCCTGGTGGAGGCCCTCCTGCCCAGGGCCCTGGAGGAGAGGGTCCTCCTGGTGCCCCAGGCCGTGATCCCGGAGCTGGCCAAGAGGCTCCTCAACTGGAGCGACAAGACCTTCCTCCTCCTCTCCCAGGAGGGGCGTTTCGCCCTTCTGGGGCCGGGAAAGGAGCGGGCCCTCGCCGCCCTCCAGGCCCTGGGGGCCAGAGGCGGGGGGAAGGAGATCCTCCAGGGGGCCCTGCCCCGGGAGAGGATCGCCGAGGCCCTGGACCCCAGGCTCGTAAGCTAG